In Aedes albopictus strain Foshan chromosome 3, AalbF5, whole genome shotgun sequence, the following are encoded in one genomic region:
- the LOC134290785 gene encoding uncharacterized protein LOC134290785, giving the protein SGDYVVSSTMLQQMMINGQKAIHKLNPTDLNAADRMKFDPTLKLISEDLINHLTDVVHDSLGIATYLKIMRNIYVAFYEQQLSPTERVNSVYMCILRTSLFFLRAWRQICMKQNKTIKHCPTSNAYISLELSAHGLVKYMVRCRIANTPEQFVVQNMTSQPCETTFRELRSMTTVNHTSVNFTMMDVEQRFQKVQMKLLIAYRRKHEMTFPSLQKQEHKMRMMKTSHLPNDDEIRKAIETAEQNAKNLLISLGIQESQLNFREIIDIRMSKPKSDFDFIIINENQMHNNITEGESL; this is encoded by the coding sequence TCAGGTGACTACGTTGTCTCATCGACTATGTTGCAACAGATGATGATCAATGGACAAAAAGCGATCCATAAGCTGAATCCTACAGACTTGAACGCAGCAGATCGTATGAAGTTTGACCCGACATTGAAATTGATTTCGGAAGATCTTATCAACCATCTAACAGACGTTGTTCATGATAGTCTTGGAATTGCCacttatttaaaaataatgcgaaatattTATGTGGCATTCTATGAGCAGCAGTTATCACCTACCGAGCGCGTAAATTCAGTTTATATGTGCATTTTAAGGACATCACTATTTTTCCTTCGTGCTTGGCGTCAAATAtgtatgaaacaaaataaaacgaTTAAACATTGCCCTACATCGAATGCTTACATATCGCTGGAACTGAGTGCTCATGGGCTAGTGAAGTATATGGTGAGATGTCGGATTGCCAATACTCCGGAGCAATTTGTTGTACAAAATATGACAAGTCAACCCTGTGAAACGACATTTCGAGAGCTACGATCTATGACAACAGTCAACCATACATCCGTGAATTTTACGATGATGGATGTTGAACAACGTTTTCAAAAAGTTCAGATGAAACTTCTGATTGCCTATCGCAGAAAACACGAGATGACCTTCCCAAGCCTCCAGAAGCAGGAGCACAAGATGCGCATGATGAAGACATCACATCTCCCAAACGACGATGAAATTCGAAAGGCTATTGAAACCGCAGAACAAAACGCGAAAAACTTACTAATATCCCTCGGTATCCAGGAAAGCCAACTAAACTTCAGAGAAATCATAGATATTCGAATGTCAAAACCAAAATCTGATTTCGACTTTATTATCATAAATGAAAATCAAATGCATAATAACATTACGGAAGGTGAATCACTTTAA